In one window of Zingiber officinale cultivar Zhangliang chromosome 11A, Zo_v1.1, whole genome shotgun sequence DNA:
- the LOC122032326 gene encoding uncharacterized protein LOC122032326 isoform X2 — MAARNRPRAILNLPRLARRSRAAATMNPLLDRKLVDLLEGRDRQAQTPRTPTVTPPGERGGDSGGDERWRFQAEMLRAECKFLRMEREVELRKLERNRARMEDTLRSAMDALVLGRKKIDCSESVEAALDASIEELEERLQVLRLGNVGCGRRNRGSSRGMHPMSSGRRNFDRQASVLRRRLEKMDDDLSVKDIQEISVPDSRKKAAQSERIEAAESSSHGSQFPDERKMDGLSRGMSERIEECSHFLSANDGSIITSNNQGERSDLQQIGCATAIKQERFLQIQKLPPAPDKLKEEKMGLLSCCNCKELVSHIMQQVRAESEQWTEMQEMLDQVRVEMEELKSSRDHWQRRAISSEVNFHSQQAHKLEWKQKARSSERKVVELQKVVKELQKELQPLRTKLLNAPPSSPTHSEFQLEDPLRIAQNQQTKSLNTCKEKEKHILVCHMNSQNHRSRRTPLRDINNISPRPRHRV; from the exons ATGGCGGCGAGGAACCGGCCGCGGGCGATCCTCAACCTGCCTCGGCTGGCGAGGCGGTCTCGAGCAGCGGCGACGATGAATCCGCTATTGGACCGAAAACTCGTGGATCTTCTCGAGGGCCGCGATCGTCAAGCTCAGACCCCTCGGACGCCGACGGTGACTCCTCCAGGAGAGAGAGGAGGGGACTCGGGCGGAGACGAGAGGTGGCGGTTCCAGGCGGAGATGCTTCGCGCCGAATGCAAATTCTTGAGGATGGAGCGCGAGGTGGAGCTGCGAAAACTGGAGCGGAATCGAGCCCGGATGGAGGACACATTGAGATCCGCAATGGACGCCTTGGTATTG GGGAGGAAGAAGATTGATTGCAGCGAGAGCGTAGAGGCGGCATTGGATGCGAGCATCGAGGAGCTGGAGGAAAGGTTACAGGTGCTCAGATTGGGTAACGTCGGGTGCGGGAGGAGGAACAGAGGAAGCTCAAGAGGAATGCATCCTATGAGTAGTGGCAGGCGAAACTTCGATCGGCAAGCATCGGTGCTTAGGCGGCGGCTGGAGAAAATGGATGACGACCTCAGCGTGAAGGACATTCAAGAGATTTCTGTACCAGATTCAAGGAAGAAAGCTGCACAATCAGAGCGAATTGAAGCAGCGGAGTCTTCTAGTCACGGTAGCCAGTTTCCCGACGAG AGAAAGATGGACGGACTGTCCAGGGGGATGTCAGAGAGGATCGAGGAATGTAGCCATTTCCTCTCTGCCAACGATGGTAGTATCATTACCAGCAACAACCAAGGCGAGAGGAGTGACCTACAACAAATTGGGTGCGCTACAGCAATAAAGCAAGAACGGTTCCTTCAAATCCAGAAGCTGCCGCCGGCGCCGGATAAACTG AAGGAGGAGAAGATGGGGTTGCTAAGCTGCTGTAATTGCAAGGAGTTGGTGAGCCATATAATGCAGCAGGTTAGGGCCGAGTCTGAGCAGTGGACTGAGATGCAAGAAATGTTGGATCAAGTTAGGGTAGAGATGGAAGAGCTCAAATCTTCTAGAGACCATTGGCAGCGACGTGCCATTTCTTCTGAGGTCAATTTCCACTCTCAGCAGGCACAT AAGCTTGAGTGGAAGCAAAAGGCGAGATCTTCAGAACGCAAGGTAGTTGAGCTACAGAAAGTAGTTAAAGAGCTTCAGAAAGAGCTCCAACCGTTGAGAAccaagctcctcaatgctcccccttcatcccCTACGCACTCAGAGTTCCAGCTGGAAGATCCACTAAGGATAGCTCAAAACCAACAGACTAAATCACTCAACACATGTAAAGAGAAGGAGAAGCATATCCTTGTGTGTCACATGAACTCACAGAACCATCGAAGCCGGCGCACGCCATTGAGAGATATCAACAACATTTCTCCGAGACCAAGACATCGAGTATGA
- the LOC122032326 gene encoding uncharacterized protein LOC122032326 isoform X1, with the protein MAARNRPRAILNLPRLARRSRAAATMNPLLDRKLVDLLEGRDRQAQTPRTPTVTPPGERGGDSGGDERWRFQAEMLRAECKFLRMEREVELRKLERNRARMEDTLRSAMDALVLGRKKIDCSESVEAALDASIEELEERLQVLRLGNVGCGRRNRGSSRGMHPMSSGRRNFDRQASVLRRRLEKMDDDLSVKDIQEISVPDSRKKAAQSERIEAAESSSHGSQFPDEMEMLQRKMDGLSRGMSERIEECSHFLSANDGSIITSNNQGERSDLQQIGCATAIKQERFLQIQKLPPAPDKLKEEKMGLLSCCNCKELVSHIMQQVRAESEQWTEMQEMLDQVRVEMEELKSSRDHWQRRAISSEVNFHSQQAHKLEWKQKARSSERKVVELQKVVKELQKELQPLRTKLLNAPPSSPTHSEFQLEDPLRIAQNQQTKSLNTCKEKEKHILVCHMNSQNHRSRRTPLRDINNISPRPRHRV; encoded by the exons ATGGCGGCGAGGAACCGGCCGCGGGCGATCCTCAACCTGCCTCGGCTGGCGAGGCGGTCTCGAGCAGCGGCGACGATGAATCCGCTATTGGACCGAAAACTCGTGGATCTTCTCGAGGGCCGCGATCGTCAAGCTCAGACCCCTCGGACGCCGACGGTGACTCCTCCAGGAGAGAGAGGAGGGGACTCGGGCGGAGACGAGAGGTGGCGGTTCCAGGCGGAGATGCTTCGCGCCGAATGCAAATTCTTGAGGATGGAGCGCGAGGTGGAGCTGCGAAAACTGGAGCGGAATCGAGCCCGGATGGAGGACACATTGAGATCCGCAATGGACGCCTTGGTATTG GGGAGGAAGAAGATTGATTGCAGCGAGAGCGTAGAGGCGGCATTGGATGCGAGCATCGAGGAGCTGGAGGAAAGGTTACAGGTGCTCAGATTGGGTAACGTCGGGTGCGGGAGGAGGAACAGAGGAAGCTCAAGAGGAATGCATCCTATGAGTAGTGGCAGGCGAAACTTCGATCGGCAAGCATCGGTGCTTAGGCGGCGGCTGGAGAAAATGGATGACGACCTCAGCGTGAAGGACATTCAAGAGATTTCTGTACCAGATTCAAGGAAGAAAGCTGCACAATCAGAGCGAATTGAAGCAGCGGAGTCTTCTAGTCACGGTAGCCAGTTTCCCGACGAG ATGGAGATGCTGCAGAGAAAGATGGACGGACTGTCCAGGGGGATGTCAGAGAGGATCGAGGAATGTAGCCATTTCCTCTCTGCCAACGATGGTAGTATCATTACCAGCAACAACCAAGGCGAGAGGAGTGACCTACAACAAATTGGGTGCGCTACAGCAATAAAGCAAGAACGGTTCCTTCAAATCCAGAAGCTGCCGCCGGCGCCGGATAAACTG AAGGAGGAGAAGATGGGGTTGCTAAGCTGCTGTAATTGCAAGGAGTTGGTGAGCCATATAATGCAGCAGGTTAGGGCCGAGTCTGAGCAGTGGACTGAGATGCAAGAAATGTTGGATCAAGTTAGGGTAGAGATGGAAGAGCTCAAATCTTCTAGAGACCATTGGCAGCGACGTGCCATTTCTTCTGAGGTCAATTTCCACTCTCAGCAGGCACAT AAGCTTGAGTGGAAGCAAAAGGCGAGATCTTCAGAACGCAAGGTAGTTGAGCTACAGAAAGTAGTTAAAGAGCTTCAGAAAGAGCTCCAACCGTTGAGAAccaagctcctcaatgctcccccttcatcccCTACGCACTCAGAGTTCCAGCTGGAAGATCCACTAAGGATAGCTCAAAACCAACAGACTAAATCACTCAACACATGTAAAGAGAAGGAGAAGCATATCCTTGTGTGTCACATGAACTCACAGAACCATCGAAGCCGGCGCACGCCATTGAGAGATATCAACAACATTTCTCCGAGACCAAGACATCGAGTATGA